From Borrelia hispanica CRI, the proteins below share one genomic window:
- the bdr gene encoding Bdr family repetitive protein, with product MEYMQMEPVITRQMVFNELVKAGINREIADDLSYRYYKNELTIKDLQYLKENFDIKLEMLERGLKAEIRELDTKIDAKFTELDNKIDTVENNLKSDIRDLHNKIDIIENNLKSDIKELDNKIDKVRDELKSDIKELDNKIDIVRKDMELNKMELDTKIDIKFNELDTKIDKFASEVKGTLKLHAWMFGTIITLAVGILLTLIFK from the coding sequence ATGGAGTATATGCAAATGGAACCTGTAATTACTAGGCAGATGGTATTCAATGAGCTTGTAAAAGCTGGTATTAATAGAGAGATTGCGGATGATTTGTCTTATAGATACTATAAAAATGAGCTTACTATTAAAGATCTTCAATATTTAAAAGAGAACTTTGACATAAAATTGGAGATGTTAGAGCGTGGTTTAAAGGCTGAGATTAGAGAACTTGATACTAAAATAGATGCTAAATTTACAGAACTTGATAATAAAATAGATACTGTTGAAAATAACCTAAAATCAGATATTAGAGATCTTCATAACAAAATAGATATTATTGAAAATAACTTAAAATCAGATATTAAAGAACTTGATAACAAAATCGACAAAGTAAGGGACGAATTAAAGTCAGATATTAAAGAACTTGATAATAAGATAGATATTGTTAGGAAAGATATGGAACTTAACAAAATGGAACTTGATACTAAGATAGATATTAAATTTAATGAGCTTGATACTAAGATAGATAAATTTGCATCAGAGGTTAAAGGAACATTAAAATTACATGCATGGATGTTTGGAACCATTATTACCCTAGCTGTAGGAATTTTATTAACGCTGATATTTAAATAA
- a CDS encoding PBSX family phage terminase large subunit, producing MDIYSSSIFKSMQREYKREFGIDIASFMKPKSVVVDFKSFENKFLNKKQRKVLRDIEKNNQNKVILSGGIASGKTFLACYLFLKTLLKNRHLYRKGTNNFILGNSQKALEINVIEQFENLANMLKIPFVPKYSNTSYFEIDSLRVNLYGGDKIRDFERFRGSNSAVIYVNEATTLHKETLKEALKRLRIKPEFIVFDTNPDHPEHYFKTDYIDKNTIYSTYNFTTYDNEAISKEFIKTQEELYKDFPTYKASVLLGEWVANHDAIFSNINIIKEYEFKSPIAYLDPAYSSGGDNTSLCVLEKELDKYYAFIFQDQKPDVDPYVMNTIKIIMENLNVNTLYIEDRDDIKGSGSLTREYVRLRDNMPNYFRIAPTRPKTNKHSRIVSLLTPFTYNKMHLLDYSSRSVFNDIYSYNGDGKVHDDALDALSAAYLIMSLNYRDRSQHFTKFTFI from the coding sequence ATGGATATATACAGTAGTAGTATTTTTAAGTCTATGCAAAGGGAATATAAACGTGAATTTGGGATTGATATTGCATCTTTTATGAAACCAAAATCAGTAGTTGTTGATTTTAAAAGCTTTGAAAATAAGTTCTTAAATAAAAAACAACGTAAAGTGTTACGTGATATTGAAAAGAATAATCAAAACAAAGTTATTTTATCAGGTGGGATAGCTAGTGGTAAAACATTTTTGGCTTGTTATTTATTCTTAAAAACTTTACTTAAAAATAGGCATCTTTATAGGAAAGGTACCAATAATTTTATATTAGGCAACTCACAGAAGGCATTAGAAATTAATGTTATAGAACAGTTTGAAAATCTTGCTAATATGCTTAAAATACCTTTTGTTCCCAAATATTCAAATACGTCATATTTTGAGATCGATTCTTTAAGGGTTAATTTATATGGTGGAGATAAAATAAGAGACTTTGAAAGATTTAGAGGATCGAATTCTGCTGTCATTTATGTTAATGAAGCAACAACGCTGCATAAAGAGACATTAAAAGAAGCGCTTAAGAGACTAAGAATAAAACCAGAGTTTATTGTTTTTGATACTAATCCTGATCATCCAGAGCATTATTTTAAAACAGATTATATTGATAAGAATACAATATATTCTACATATAATTTTACGACATATGATAATGAGGCAATTTCAAAGGAATTTATAAAGACCCAAGAAGAACTTTATAAAGACTTTCCAACATATAAAGCCAGTGTACTACTTGGCGAATGGGTTGCAAATCATGATGCGATATTTAGTAATATTAATATTATTAAAGAGTATGAATTTAAAAGTCCTATAGCTTATTTAGATCCTGCATATAGTAGTGGAGGAGATAATACTTCTCTTTGTGTTTTAGAGAAGGAGTTGGATAAGTATTATGCATTTATATTTCAAGATCAAAAACCAGATGTTGATCCATATGTTATGAATACAATAAAGATAATAATGGAGAATTTAAATGTTAATACACTGTATATTGAAGATAGAGATGATATTAAAGGATCTGGTTCATTGACACGTGAATATGTTAGACTTCGAGATAATATGCCAAATTACTTTAGAATTGCACCAACAAGACCAAAAACAAATAAACACTCAAGAATTGTTTCTTTATTAACACCATTTACTTATAACAAGATGCATTTATTAGATTATAGTAGTCGTTCTGTATTTAATGATATTTATTCATATAATGGAGATGGCAAAGTTCATGATGATGCTCTTGATGCATTATCAGCTGCATATTTAATTATGTCTTTAAATTATCGTGATAGAAGTCAACATTTTACTAAATTTACTTTCATTTAA